Proteins encoded by one window of Muntiacus reevesi chromosome 6, mMunRee1.1, whole genome shotgun sequence:
- the RALA gene encoding ras-related protein Ral-A has translation MAANKPKGQNSLALHKVIMVGSGGVGKSALTLQFMYDEFVEDYEPTKADSYRKKVVLDGEEVQIDILDTAGQEDYAAIRDNYFRSGEGFLCVFSITEMESFAATADFREQILRVKEDENVPFLLVGNKSDLEDKRQVSVEEAKTRADQWNVNYVETSAKTRANVDKVFFDLMREIRARKMEDSKEKNGKKKRKSLAKRIRERCCIL, from the exons ATGGCTGCGAATAAGCCCAAGGGTCAGAATTCTTTGGCCTTACACAAAGTCATCATGGTGGGCAGCGGTGGTGTGGGCAAGTCTGCGCTGACTCTGCAGTTCATGTATGATGAG TTTGTGGAGGACTACGAGCCGACCAAGGCCGACAGCTATCGGAAGAAGGTGGTGCTGGACGGGGAGGAAGTGCAGATTGACATCCTGGACACAGCCGGGCAGGAGGACTACGCGGCCATCAGGGACAACTACTTCCGCAGCGGCGAGGGCTTCCTCTGTGTCTTCTCCATTACAGAAATGGAGTCCTTTGCAGCCACAGCCGACTTCAG GGAGCAGATTTTAAGAGTAAAAGAAGATGAGAACGTTCCATTTCTGCTCGTTGGAAACAAATCAGATTTGGAAGATAAAAGGCAGGTTTCCGTAGAAGAGGCGAAAACCAGAGCCGACCAGTGGAATGTTAACTATGTGGAAACATCTGCCAAGACACGGGCCAATGTTGACAAG gTATTTTTTGATTTAATGAGGGAAATTCGGGCCAGAAAGATGGAAGAcagcaaagaaaagaatggaaaaaagaagaggaaaagtttAGCCAAGAGAATCAGAGAAAGATGCTGCATTTTATAA